Proteins from one Chloroflexota bacterium genomic window:
- a CDS encoding hydrogenase iron-sulfur subunit, translated as LLAYSEVEEVSGYVGNFRARVRRKARYVKENECTACGDCAKVCPVVSMDEFQTGLSTRRAIYIPFPQAVPSAYVINMQECLGYNPIACGKCLDACEKKCIDFDMRDEILELQVGAIIVATGMDTYDPTELDEYGYTRYENVITSLEFERLISAGGPTGGHFVRPKDQVRPRRIGFIQCVGSRSEVRGNPYCSNICCMNTIKDSLLLKDHYPDTDITVFYLDIRAFGKGFEDLYRRSKEAGVRYIRGLPGEVTEINGSGDLRLVVENTTTGRLETHEFDLVVLSIGAIPRRDSETVRKLLTLSRARDGFFLEAHPKLKPVDTPTRGVFLAGCAESPKDIKESVTQASAAAARAEILLSAGEIKLEALTAVVDRDLCTGCGACTRVCPYGAITQPAKKEPVQVVAAACAGCGTCAAECRFGAITMRHFTDQQIYAQLDAALAEKPAETIVVFACNWCSYAGADTAGTSRFQYPPNARVIRTMCSGRVNEDFVLYAFRKGAPIVLVSGCHYADCHYINANRQTQRRVDRLWDRLERLGVRPERLQLEWISAAEGSKWAQVMTELETMRQKVTMEEIEQTIQVLTAEEAKKKRKVGA; from the coding sequence AACTCCTGGCCTACAGCGAGGTGGAGGAAGTCTCCGGCTATGTGGGCAATTTCCGCGCTCGCGTGCGCCGCAAAGCCCGCTATGTGAAGGAGAATGAGTGCACGGCCTGTGGCGATTGTGCCAAAGTGTGCCCGGTCGTGAGCATGGATGAGTTCCAGACCGGCCTGTCCACGCGCCGTGCCATCTACATCCCCTTCCCCCAGGCGGTGCCGTCCGCCTACGTGATCAATATGCAGGAATGCCTGGGCTACAACCCCATCGCCTGCGGCAAATGCCTGGACGCCTGTGAGAAGAAATGCATTGACTTCGACATGCGCGATGAAATATTAGAGTTGCAGGTCGGCGCCATCATCGTGGCCACCGGTATGGACACCTACGACCCCACCGAACTCGACGAGTACGGCTACACCCGCTATGAGAACGTCATCACCAGCCTGGAGTTCGAGCGGCTCATCTCCGCCGGCGGCCCGACGGGAGGACATTTCGTGCGCCCCAAAGACCAGGTGCGTCCGCGACGCATCGGCTTCATCCAGTGCGTGGGCTCGCGCTCTGAGGTGCGTGGCAATCCCTACTGTTCCAACATCTGCTGCATGAATACGATTAAGGACAGCCTGCTCCTCAAGGATCACTATCCTGACACCGATATCACGGTCTTCTACCTGGATATTCGCGCTTTCGGCAAAGGCTTCGAGGACCTCTACCGCCGCAGCAAGGAGGCAGGTGTGCGCTACATCCGCGGCCTGCCAGGCGAGGTAACGGAGATTAACGGCTCCGGCGACCTGCGCCTGGTGGTGGAAAACACCACCACTGGCCGATTGGAGACGCACGAGTTCGACCTGGTGGTGCTCTCTATCGGGGCCATCCCGCGGCGCGACAGCGAGACGGTGCGCAAACTGCTCACCCTCTCGCGGGCCAGAGACGGTTTCTTCCTGGAGGCACATCCCAAACTCAAGCCCGTGGACACCCCCACCCGCGGCGTTTTCCTCGCCGGTTGCGCCGAATCGCCCAAGGACATCAAGGAGAGCGTTACCCAGGCCAGCGCTGCTGCCGCTCGTGCCGAGATCCTGCTCAGCGCAGGGGAGATCAAACTGGAAGCCCTCACGGCGGTGGTGGATCGCGACCTGTGCACCGGCTGCGGCGCGTGCACGCGGGTGTGCCCCTACGGAGCCATCACCCAGCCGGCGAAAAAAGAACCCGTCCAAGTAGTGGCGGCTGCCTGTGCGGGTTGCGGCACCTGCGCCGCGGAATGCCGCTTCGGGGCCATCACCATGCGCCATTTCACCGATCAGCAGATTTACGCCCAACTGGACGCCGCGCTGGCCGAGAAGCCGGCGGAAACCATCGTGGTCTTCGCCTGCAACTGGTGCTCCTACGCCGGGGCGGACACGGCGGGCACCTCGCGCTTCCAATATCCGCCCAACGCCCGCGTCATCCGCACTATGTGCAGTGGGCGGGTGAACGAGGATTTCGTGCTCTACGCATTCCGCAAGGGCGCGCCGATCGTGCTGGTCTCCGGCTGTCACTACGCCGATTGCCACTACATCAATGCCAACCGCCAGACCCAACGGCGGGTGGATCGGCTGTGGGATCGGCTGGAGCGCCTGGGCGTGCGCCCGGAGCGGCTGCAACTGGAATGGATCAGCGCCGCTGAGGGCTCCAAGTGGGCGCAGGTGATGACCGAGTTGGAGACTATGCGCCAGAAGGTGACAATGGAGGAGATCGAGCAAACGATCCAGGTGCTCACCGCGGAGGAAGCCAAGAAGAAGCGGAAGGTGGGGGCGTAG